The following are encoded together in the Sulfuricurvum sp. genome:
- a CDS encoding M14 family metallopeptidase encodes MGLIEEVFTIELPVGENFRIQRCRYTSPNTEAKKRISIVSGIHGDELEGQYVCFLLGEWLRNNPDKIKGTIDIYPAINSLGIDSITRSIPFYDVDLNRTFPGSKNDFLPAQIADGVVDVMRGSDFAIDIHSSNVFLREIPQVRIAKAQEASLVPLANLLNIDFVWVHDAVTVLESTFAHAMNTIGTKTLVVEMGVGMRLGHAYGHQLLKGILNLMAHEGIIESKPLDVRFPIQSHVGEVAYLNASCPGLFVPAIEHCQMITKGSVVGHIVNALSGEVMDEVIAPIGGILFTLRAYPIVYEGSLLGRIFGESE; translated from the coding sequence ATGGGTCTTATCGAAGAAGTTTTTACCATCGAACTTCCCGTAGGGGAGAATTTTAGAATTCAGCGATGTCGGTATACTTCTCCTAATACAGAAGCAAAAAAAAGAATTTCCATCGTCAGCGGTATTCACGGAGATGAATTAGAGGGGCAATACGTCTGTTTTTTATTGGGCGAATGGTTGAGAAATAACCCTGATAAAATCAAAGGGACGATAGATATCTATCCCGCTATTAACTCATTGGGGATTGATAGTATTACCCGTTCCATCCCATTTTACGATGTTGATCTTAATCGCACTTTTCCGGGGAGTAAGAACGATTTTCTCCCTGCTCAGATAGCTGATGGTGTGGTGGATGTGATGCGTGGAAGCGATTTTGCTATCGATATTCACTCCAGTAATGTATTTTTACGGGAGATTCCTCAGGTTCGTATCGCAAAGGCTCAAGAAGCTTCGTTAGTCCCTTTGGCAAATTTGCTGAATATCGATTTTGTGTGGGTGCACGATGCGGTAACCGTTTTGGAATCGACCTTTGCCCATGCTATGAATACAATCGGTACGAAAACGCTGGTCGTGGAGATGGGTGTGGGGATGCGTTTGGGGCATGCGTACGGTCATCAGTTACTCAAAGGGATTTTAAATCTGATGGCACATGAGGGGATTATCGAGAGTAAACCTCTCGATGTCAGGTTTCCGATTCAGTCCCATGTCGGTGAAGTGGCGTATCTCAATGCATCCTGTCCCGGATTATTTGTCCCAGCGATAGAGCATTGTCAAATGATAACAAAAGGCTCTGTTGTGGGGCATATCGTGAACGCACTCAGCGGTGAGGTGATGGATGAAGTGATTGCCCCTATCGGTGGGATACTATTTACCCTCAGAGCCTACCCTATCGTCTATGAAGGATCATTATTGGGGCGTATTTTTGGAGAGAGCGAATGA
- a CDS encoding M14 family metallopeptidase gives MRRFDIVTLESPNRAPLRIEGFIFGEENTKAPSVAIVGAMSGDHINQLYVASGLVEYLRIKEEEGKIVGKILVIPAVNAYALNMGEKNWPLDKTDINTMFPGYDQGETTQRIAGRLFETLKGYDYGIILEGRRDQGMCIPYVKLIQSGYEDIESVKDLGIGFVHYRAHEPVETVMLQYNWQLWETKAFSIVFGKNGSIDQGASDEVHMALVRFLSKRGMLDFSVFEGRMSNIIDPNRITILKASRAGIFISNVRCGAHVQKGEVIGKIIDALSGERREKLLSPCEGIVTCQYSHPLIFQNSIAFRIASVELNYVSKD, from the coding sequence ATGAGACGATTTGATATAGTGACATTGGAATCTCCTAATCGTGCCCCTTTACGTATTGAGGGGTTTATATTTGGTGAAGAGAATACAAAAGCTCCTTCGGTTGCGATAGTGGGTGCGATGAGCGGTGATCATATCAACCAGCTTTATGTTGCATCGGGATTGGTGGAGTATCTTCGTATTAAAGAAGAAGAGGGGAAAATTGTCGGCAAAATTTTAGTCATTCCTGCGGTTAATGCGTATGCTCTGAATATGGGAGAAAAAAATTGGCCGTTGGATAAAACCGATATTAACACCATGTTTCCCGGATACGATCAAGGGGAGACAACCCAGCGCATTGCAGGAAGACTCTTCGAAACCCTCAAAGGGTATGACTATGGGATTATATTGGAGGGGCGCCGCGATCAGGGGATGTGTATTCCATATGTAAAACTGATTCAAAGCGGTTATGAAGATATTGAGAGTGTTAAAGATCTCGGTATCGGATTCGTCCATTATCGAGCGCATGAACCGGTAGAGACTGTAATGTTGCAATACAACTGGCAGTTGTGGGAGACCAAAGCATTTTCCATCGTATTTGGTAAAAACGGATCTATAGATCAAGGTGCAAGTGATGAAGTCCATATGGCACTGGTTCGCTTTTTGTCGAAACGGGGGATGCTTGACTTTTCAGTATTTGAAGGGCGTATGAGCAATATAATCGATCCTAACCGTATTACAATCTTAAAAGCATCACGTGCCGGTATTTTTATCTCCAATGTACGGTGTGGAGCACATGTACAAAAAGGGGAAGTAATCGGTAAAATTATCGATGCCTTGAGTGGTGAAAGACGGGAAAAACTCCTTTCACCATGTGAAGGGATTGTCACGTGTCAATATTCGCATCCGTTGATTTTTCAAAACTCTATTGCATTTCGTATTGCATCGGTAGAATTGAATTATGTGAGCAAAGATTAA
- a CDS encoding diguanylate cyclase, whose translation MKSHTTYKKLIAKTVILSLLASLAVAFIYGVFIKKRAIDDLARVDARKTSRLAFEALYSAMEKGWSKEELDAIIVRLNKVEPNMRINAYRSPIVAALFGDREADKNIREHDSMVMSAMKGEEILTGDDEIRYLYPIVVNQECITCHTNAHVGDINGVIDVRFPVANLKISLTTMINSFIIFFVTFTIMIFAILYFRLNALLVQPINQFIGMIQEIISKNDMAKRVSLKTKILEVKNIESHFNKMLDSIQDYYEKLQELSDRDYLTGLYNRRKFEEFLTYEIKRSLRHHHQFTVLMIDLDNFKYINDTYGHASGDLVLKEVTSIFASNLRNADVLARLGGDEFAVLLPETPYENGYAVVEKLRSRLESTPISLMFDQITLTASFGIAEYPEQGENIESLLTGSDLAMYKAKRAGKNTIARADQSDQEMAAEIQKKGEFLRRAIDDDCVEPFAQPIYNIQTGELFGYEVLARIRDGKRYMAAGQFIEVAESLGFAPKIDQIILTKGLNARGHKGLWDKRFFFNLSTKSLFDGAYVNVIQAHYGKDPKQSNSGVSIEILEREAIHNVNGLMDIIEEMKKIGISFALDDFGSGFSSFVYLKYFDTDFVKIDGEFVKNIAVNEKDRIFVKHIHQIAKEFGKLTIAEYVEDEETLEVLKEIGVDYAQGFYYGRPEPLI comes from the coding sequence ATGAAATCGCATACCACCTATAAAAAGCTTATTGCTAAAACCGTTATTCTCTCTTTATTAGCGAGTTTGGCGGTTGCTTTTATATACGGTGTTTTCATTAAAAAACGGGCAATTGATGATCTTGCTCGTGTTGACGCACGTAAAACTAGCCGTTTAGCATTTGAAGCACTCTATTCCGCTATGGAAAAAGGGTGGAGTAAAGAAGAACTTGATGCCATTATTGTCCGCTTGAATAAAGTAGAACCCAATATGCGGATTAATGCCTATCGCAGTCCGATAGTCGCAGCACTGTTTGGAGATAGAGAAGCCGATAAAAATATTCGTGAACATGACAGTATGGTTATGAGTGCCATGAAAGGTGAAGAGATTCTCACAGGAGATGATGAGATACGCTATCTCTATCCCATTGTCGTTAATCAAGAGTGTATCACCTGTCACACCAATGCCCATGTTGGAGATATTAACGGCGTTATCGATGTCCGTTTTCCGGTAGCAAACCTCAAAATATCTTTGACGACAATGATTAACTCGTTTATCATCTTTTTTGTCACCTTTACGATCATGATTTTTGCTATTTTATATTTTAGACTTAATGCGTTGTTAGTACAGCCTATTAATCAGTTTATTGGGATGATTCAAGAGATTATCAGTAAAAATGATATGGCAAAACGGGTCAGTCTTAAAACAAAAATTTTGGAAGTTAAAAATATTGAGAGCCATTTTAATAAGATGCTTGATTCGATTCAAGACTATTATGAAAAACTTCAAGAGCTTTCCGATCGTGATTATCTCACAGGATTATATAACCGTCGAAAATTTGAAGAATTTTTGACCTATGAGATTAAGCGCTCTTTGCGTCATCATCATCAGTTTACTGTTTTAATGATTGATTTGGATAATTTTAAATATATTAATGATACTTACGGGCATGCGTCTGGTGATTTAGTACTCAAAGAAGTTACGAGTATTTTTGCTTCAAATCTTCGAAATGCTGATGTATTAGCCCGTTTAGGGGGGGATGAATTTGCAGTTCTTCTCCCAGAAACTCCGTATGAAAATGGGTACGCAGTAGTAGAAAAGCTTCGATCACGCCTCGAATCAACCCCTATCTCCTTGATGTTTGATCAAATAACGCTCACTGCTAGTTTTGGTATTGCTGAATACCCTGAACAGGGTGAAAATATTGAATCACTCCTCACAGGATCGGATTTGGCGATGTATAAGGCTAAGCGTGCCGGCAAAAATACAATAGCAAGAGCCGATCAAAGCGATCAAGAGATGGCAGCGGAGATTCAGAAAAAAGGGGAATTTCTCCGACGTGCTATTGATGATGATTGTGTTGAACCGTTCGCTCAACCCATCTATAATATTCAAACAGGAGAGTTATTTGGATATGAAGTGTTGGCACGTATTCGAGACGGTAAACGATATATGGCAGCAGGACAGTTTATCGAAGTGGCGGAGAGCCTCGGATTTGCCCCTAAAATTGATCAGATAATTCTAACAAAAGGGTTAAATGCACGAGGTCATAAAGGGCTATGGGATAAACGCTTTTTCTTTAATCTCTCGACAAAGAGTCTTTTTGACGGTGCTTATGTTAATGTGATTCAAGCACATTATGGAAAAGACCCGAAACAGTCCAATTCCGGTGTATCGATAGAAATTTTAGAGAGGGAAGCGATTCATAATGTAAACGGATTAATGGATATTATTGAAGAGATGAAAAAAATTGGAATTTCCTTTGCATTAGATGATTTTGGATCAGGGTTTTCATCATTCGTTTATCTCAAATATTTTGATACCGATTTTGTAAAAATCGATGGGGAATTTGTAAAAAATATTGCGGTAAATGAGAAAGATCGTATTTTTGTAAAACATATTCATCAGATTGCTAAAGAGTTCGGAAAGCTCACGATAGCAGAATATGTAGAAGATGAAGAGACGTTAGAAGTCCTTAAAGAGATTGGTGTCGATTATGCACAGGGCTTTTATTATGGACGCCCTGAGCCATTGATATAA
- a CDS encoding sensor domain-containing diguanylate cyclase, which translates to MLQWKIYLPLIRSTVERFAQEAQNSDCFARYDSSYTKIINEQKEKLLNVFNQFDTNEENEAIEDYLEFCIYNDLPYLFVHSELSNIAREILGLLASEGKCSSINYANIHFTNLETRIAKEYYHHFLRKLATKHHIRLSHLSHLIEKHLMIHYQHHLEWMLVLISELQGTQREGSSCELDHTRCSFGQWLHNPSIPYLSNTSHFSDIQRLHINLHELASNIFSQRASEQIDYKNIIQLLQNLDYTSLEIGNEIAIINDMLIIGEYTKDPLTGLLGRRLFEKIVMGQVEIAKATESDCSMIMCDLDYFKEINDQYGHLSGDEVIKNFAHNLQKTLRKSDFIFRFGGEEFLVLLPSTNYSEARQLAEKLCLTTATQKVHYENNSINYTVSIGVYEIDTRDLTFVTKNIIQHYIQAVDTKLYLAKENGRNRVE; encoded by the coding sequence ATGCTTCAATGGAAAATTTATTTACCACTCATTCGCTCAACAGTTGAACGCTTTGCCCAAGAGGCACAAAACAGTGATTGTTTTGCAAGATATGACTCTTCTTACACAAAAATCATTAATGAACAAAAAGAGAAACTTCTCAACGTATTTAACCAATTCGATACCAACGAAGAAAACGAAGCTATTGAAGATTATCTTGAATTTTGTATTTACAATGATCTTCCTTATCTTTTTGTTCACAGTGAGCTCTCTAATATTGCTAGAGAAATATTAGGACTTTTAGCATCTGAGGGAAAATGTTCTTCTATAAATTATGCAAACATCCATTTTACTAACTTAGAAACACGCATTGCAAAAGAATACTACCACCATTTTTTACGCAAATTAGCGACCAAACATCATATTCGACTCTCTCACCTTTCTCATCTCATTGAAAAACATTTGATGATTCACTATCAACACCATTTAGAATGGATGTTAGTACTTATTTCTGAGCTACAAGGAACTCAAAGAGAAGGGAGCAGTTGCGAACTTGACCATACACGGTGTTCTTTTGGTCAATGGTTGCATAATCCATCCATTCCATACCTATCAAATACAAGCCATTTTTCTGACATACAGCGACTTCATATTAATTTACACGAATTAGCATCAAATATTTTTTCACAACGTGCATCCGAACAGATAGATTATAAAAATATCATTCAGCTCTTACAAAATCTCGACTATACCTCATTGGAAATCGGAAATGAAATTGCTATCATTAATGATATGTTGATTATCGGCGAATATACCAAAGATCCTCTAACAGGATTACTAGGTCGACGACTATTTGAAAAAATTGTTATGGGACAAGTTGAAATAGCCAAAGCAACAGAAAGTGATTGTTCAATGATTATGTGTGATTTGGATTATTTCAAAGAAATAAATGATCAATATGGACATCTTTCAGGAGATGAAGTAATCAAAAATTTTGCGCATAATTTACAAAAAACTCTTCGAAAATCAGACTTTATTTTCCGATTTGGCGGTGAAGAGTTTTTGGTTCTCCTCCCATCAACAAACTATTCTGAAGCTCGGCAACTCGCAGAAAAACTCTGTCTTACAACAGCTACACAAAAAGTTCATTATGAAAATAATAGTATCAATTATACTGTGAGCATCGGCGTATACGAAATTGATACTCGTGATTTAACTTTTGTCACAAAAAATATCATTCAGCATTACATCCAAGCTGTCGATACAAAACTCTATCTCGCCAAAGAAAATGGACGAAATCGAGTAGAATAA
- a CDS encoding GatB/YqeY domain-containing protein encodes MTLREQINNDIKTAMKEKNNAVRDALRLLSSAMKQIEVDERKELSDDDVIKIIQKQVKQRNDAMSQYRDAGREDLYEQEASEAAIFEAYLPQQLSDDELESALRTIIAEIGATSMKEIGKVMGAASKSLGAQADGKRINECAKKILS; translated from the coding sequence ATGACATTACGTGAGCAAATTAATAACGATATCAAAACAGCAATGAAAGAGAAAAATAATGCAGTTCGAGATGCATTGCGACTACTTAGTAGTGCGATGAAGCAAATCGAAGTAGATGAGCGTAAAGAGCTTAGTGATGATGATGTTATCAAAATCATCCAAAAACAGGTGAAACAACGTAACGATGCGATGTCTCAGTACCGTGATGCAGGACGGGAAGATTTGTATGAACAAGAAGCCTCTGAAGCGGCTATTTTTGAAGCGTATTTACCGCAACAATTGAGTGATGACGAACTCGAATCTGCCCTGCGTACTATAATCGCTGAAATAGGGGCAACTTCTATGAAAGAGATTGGTAAAGTTATGGGTGCTGCTTCCAAATCACTGGGAGCACAAGCCGACGGAAAACGAATCAACGAGTGTGCTAAAAAGATTTTAAGCTAA
- the flgH gene encoding flagellar basal body L-ring protein FlgH, producing MRLSLYLSVLSASLLLSGCTARLTEPDISFTPPKYVEEMPSREEENSFVARGSLFGQGDSPLFSDHKAMHVNDIVTVVISETATSSNKASKALSEADALGLNGGVFAGTSATNSTVGNALSKLNGGANIGFTGGSTSSYSGSGAATKNASFTTTISSRIVKVMSNGNYFIIGRREIMVDDQKQIMQLSGVIRPYDIDQNNQINSAKISDAKILYANEGDVDRSVNRGWGSKLVEAVWPF from the coding sequence ATGCGCTTAAGTCTTTATCTTTCTGTTTTATCAGCTTCATTATTGCTTAGTGGGTGTACAGCAAGATTAACTGAGCCTGATATCTCTTTTACGCCACCAAAATATGTTGAAGAGATGCCATCACGCGAAGAAGAGAACAGTTTTGTCGCACGCGGAAGCTTATTTGGTCAGGGTGATAGTCCACTTTTTTCCGATCACAAAGCAATGCATGTTAATGATATCGTCACGGTAGTGATTTCTGAAACGGCAACCAGTTCCAATAAAGCAAGTAAGGCACTAAGTGAAGCAGATGCTCTTGGTCTCAATGGCGGTGTCTTCGCCGGAACATCTGCGACGAACTCCACTGTAGGGAATGCTCTTAGTAAGCTTAACGGTGGCGCAAATATTGGATTTACCGGTGGGTCAACTTCAAGTTACTCTGGATCCGGTGCTGCTACGAAAAATGCTTCATTTACAACAACGATATCTTCCCGTATTGTGAAAGTGATGTCCAATGGAAACTATTTTATTATTGGACGGCGTGAGATCATGGTTGATGATCAAAAGCAGATTATGCAACTAAGCGGTGTTATCCGTCCGTATGATATTGATCAAAACAATCAAATAAATTCTGCAAAAATCTCTGATGCAAAAATTCTTTATGCCAATGAAGGGGATGTGGATCGTTCGGTTAATCGAGGCTGGGGAAGTAAGCTCGTTGAAGCTGTTTGGCCATTTTGA
- a CDS encoding peptidoglycan DD-metalloendopeptidase family protein has product MFPYSLLLLSLLSINGFSAKIDERIQNTSKQLNETKQTYSSLNAKLEETATKIMQQKEVVGVQQQHLNTLVSELQSKESVYQSNKLSLNGLLTQQTQLTKTQNDIEQRLVFAIARNTSISLLIKDDRAKNADAIITEEALKIHLKQINEEIKELNFIFGENANRIAALTNQTTVLKQSIAVIDKQKQNVLATKQENEKAIALLEKEKNEYKRSLGKILSQQKSLQNTLASLNIIKLEEMKPKKAPPPLVAPKAGSKPLPEGAQKAISEYQPSKTAAYSGDRTIAPLDGYVVTKRFGPYTDPVYGIKIYNESVSLRPTDPDAKVKAVLNGKVIFAKPTAMLDNVVIIEHDNGLHTIYAHLDKIAPTVSVGQRLKQGSVIGRVERELMFQVTQRNAHIDPLQVIR; this is encoded by the coding sequence ATGTTCCCATATTCCCTTCTTCTGCTATCACTCTTAAGCATAAATGGATTCAGTGCAAAAATAGATGAACGTATCCAAAATACATCTAAGCAGCTCAATGAAACAAAACAAACCTACTCATCACTCAATGCAAAACTAGAAGAGACTGCTACCAAAATTATGCAGCAAAAAGAGGTTGTTGGGGTTCAACAACAACATTTAAATACTTTGGTCAGCGAACTTCAATCCAAAGAGAGTGTCTATCAATCCAATAAACTTAGTCTCAATGGACTACTAACACAACAAACTCAGCTTACCAAAACACAAAATGATATCGAACAACGTCTTGTCTTTGCAATTGCACGAAATACCTCCATATCTTTGCTTATAAAAGATGATCGAGCAAAAAATGCTGATGCCATTATCACCGAAGAAGCTCTTAAAATTCATCTTAAACAAATCAATGAAGAGATTAAAGAGCTTAACTTTATTTTTGGTGAAAATGCTAATCGTATCGCTGCTCTTACGAACCAAACTACCGTTCTCAAACAATCTATCGCCGTAATCGATAAACAAAAACAAAATGTTCTTGCTACTAAACAAGAGAATGAAAAAGCAATTGCTTTGCTAGAAAAAGAGAAAAATGAGTATAAACGCTCTCTTGGAAAAATACTCAGCCAACAAAAATCGCTTCAGAACACCCTTGCAAGTCTCAATATTATTAAACTTGAAGAGATGAAGCCTAAAAAAGCTCCACCACCACTTGTTGCCCCAAAAGCAGGATCAAAACCTCTTCCTGAAGGTGCACAGAAAGCCATTTCTGAGTACCAACCTTCTAAAACAGCAGCATACAGTGGAGATCGTACTATCGCGCCACTGGATGGCTATGTCGTAACCAAACGTTTCGGTCCCTACACTGATCCGGTATATGGGATTAAAATTTACAATGAATCAGTTTCACTCCGCCCTACCGATCCGGATGCAAAAGTCAAAGCAGTCTTAAACGGCAAAGTTATTTTTGCAAAACCCACCGCAATGCTTGATAATGTTGTGATTATTGAACACGACAATGGACTTCATACCATCTATGCCCATCTCGATAAAATTGCCCCTACGGTATCTGTCGGTCAAAGGCTTAAGCAAGGTTCCGTTATCGGTCGAGTTGAGCGTGAATTGATGTTCCAAGTCACCCAACGCAATGCCCACATTGACCCATTACAGGTAATTAGATAA